In Daucus carota subsp. sativus chromosome 4, DH1 v3.0, whole genome shotgun sequence, one DNA window encodes the following:
- the LOC108216963 gene encoding uncharacterized protein LOC108216963 has product MRLHGGNTEEEKKKIKAFSEWQLKVGNGMVDPVSIGDHVSEVLFKLPEEHVVHSNDNAVQDLIDVIYPDFTANMSSRKYLSSRAILTPTNAVVDDINKAILDKTPGEIFTYYSQDSMEDKDIEQNEFDESFPVEYLNSLNMPCIPKRELKLKIGTPIMLMRNLNQINGLCNGTRMIATGCKKNIIECEIMCGSNIGTKHPIPRIEMVPTEIPWPFDFKCTQFPLQICFAMTVNKSQGQSLDHVCLYLPRPVFCHGQLYVAISRVTSASGLHILVVSNEGSTTNITSNVVFEEVFYNLPQDHGTS; this is encoded by the coding sequence ATGAGGCTGCATGGTGGTAATACAGAGGAGGAGAAGAAAAAGATAAAAGCATTCAGCGAATGGCAACTCAAGGTTGGGAACGGCATGGTTGATCCAGTTAGCATTGGAGATCATGTTTCAGAAGTTTTATTCAAACTTCCGGAAGAGCATGTTGTCCACTCCAATGACAACGCAGTACAAGATCTCATAGATGTTATCTATCCAGATTTCACGGCCAACATGTCCTCTCGGAAGTACCTCAGTTCCCGTGCAATACTCACACCTACAAATGCGGTTGTTGATGACATAAATAAAGCTATACTGGATAAGAcacccggtgaaattttcaccTACTACAGCCAAGATTCTATGGAGGATAAAGACATTGAGCAGAATGAATTCGATGAGTCATTCCCTGTGGAATATCTAAATTCTCTCAACATGCCATGCATCCCAAAACGTGAACTAAAGCTAAAGATTGGCACACCCATAATGTTAATGAGGAACCTTAATCAAATAAATGGCTTATGTAATGGGACTCGGATGATTGCCACCGGTTGTAAGAAGAACATCATTGAGTGTGAGATCATGTGTGGTTCAAATATTGGAACGAAACATCCAATTCCAAGGATCGAGATGGTGCCAACAGAAATACCATGGCCATTTGACTTTAAATGTACTCAATTTCCATTACAGATATGTTTTGCTATGACCGTAAATAAAAGCCAGGGACAGTCACTTGATCATGTTTGTTTATATCTGCCCAGGCCGGTTTTTTGTCATGGTCAGTTGTATGTGGCTATTTCCAGGGTGACTTCTGCTTCTGGACTTCATATCTTGGTAGTAAGTAATGAAGGTTCAACTACAAATATTACATCAAATGTGGTATTTGAGGAAGTCTTTTATAACTTGCCTCAAGATCATGGGACATCCTAA